One genomic window of Polyangium aurulentum includes the following:
- a CDS encoding tyrosine-type recombinase/integrase → MTVRRDPRRPGRPWIIDFTYKDTRTGEKKRYFRNALLQTADGARKEERRLLATIAEKGHLPDQAPEGEHTPPKPEMTFCEAVELYKTTLAQKLKPSTHIGYMKNVDAYLLPRFGSWPLSKIDRAAVTAFDLELARDELSASTRNNIVIPLRTIIGNAVELGHHDKKPDFPKLNRVKSKVYEPPSPELIDAVVAAADPHVRVAIGLAAYAGLRAGEVRGLRWLDVNLDSDMLMIRQTITHGQVVAPKSGHERGIPIAPVLKELLVEASKKPHKPTDPVAPSRKGTPWTESGLRGAFRRALDRAQVPATRLHGLRHFFITECFKGGASAPTVQQLAGHLHLSVTQRYAHTNENLKKEAVKVFTRRRT, encoded by the coding sequence ATGACCGTGCGACGAGACCCGCGGCGCCCTGGGCGCCCCTGGATCATTGACTTCACGTACAAGGACACGCGCACCGGCGAGAAGAAGCGGTACTTCAGGAATGCCCTCCTGCAGACCGCCGACGGCGCGCGAAAGGAAGAGCGGCGGCTGCTCGCCACCATCGCGGAGAAGGGGCACCTCCCCGACCAGGCGCCGGAGGGAGAGCACACGCCGCCGAAGCCGGAGATGACCTTCTGCGAGGCCGTCGAGCTCTACAAGACCACGCTCGCGCAGAAGCTCAAGCCGTCGACGCACATCGGGTACATGAAGAACGTCGACGCGTACCTCCTGCCTCGCTTCGGTTCGTGGCCGCTCAGCAAGATCGACCGGGCGGCGGTGACGGCGTTCGACCTCGAGCTCGCACGAGATGAGCTCTCGGCCTCGACGAGAAACAATATCGTCATTCCGCTGCGCACGATCATCGGCAATGCGGTCGAGCTTGGTCACCACGACAAGAAGCCAGACTTCCCGAAGCTGAATCGGGTGAAGTCAAAGGTGTACGAGCCGCCGTCGCCCGAGCTGATCGACGCTGTGGTTGCTGCGGCCGACCCCCACGTCCGTGTCGCTATCGGGCTCGCCGCCTATGCTGGCCTTCGGGCCGGTGAGGTACGCGGCCTCCGATGGCTGGATGTGAACCTCGACTCGGATATGCTTATGATCCGACAAACCATTACCCATGGCCAGGTAGTGGCGCCGAAGTCCGGGCACGAGAGGGGCATCCCGATCGCGCCCGTGCTGAAGGAGCTGCTCGTCGAGGCGAGCAAAAAGCCGCACAAGCCGACCGATCCGGTGGCCCCTTCCCGCAAGGGAACACCCTGGACGGAAAGCGGTCTGCGCGGAGCCTTCAGACGCGCTCTCGACAGGGCGCAGGTGCCGGCCACGCGGCTGCACGGCCTGCGGCACTTCTTCATCACGGAGTGCTTCAAGGGCGGCGCCTCGGCGCCGACAGTGCAGCAGCTCGCCGGCCACCTGCACCTCTCGGTGACCCAGCGCTACGCACACACCAACGAGAACCTGAAAAAGGAGGCGGTGAAGGTCTTCACCCGGCGGCGAACCTAG
- a CDS encoding PLP-dependent cysteine synthase family protein — protein sequence MNSTILGSIGRTPLVALRRIGRDLPVPVLVKCEHMNPGGSVKDRIALAIVEDAERRGQLSPGATLIEATAGNTGMGLALVSAARGYGLVCVMPAKMSADKRTALEALGAEVIMVPNAPPDSPENFQNVARRLAAERGWFLTDQFKNPANPRVHEETTGPEIFEATGGRIGAFVAGAGTGGTITGVGRYLKRKAPGARVILADPLGSGLAQWVATGVVGPDGSYKVEGIGSSKPPEVLDRTVIDAAETVSDEESFAMTRRLIREEGLYVGGSAGTAVAAALRVAASGTVEGPVVALLPDSWDRYMSREWLR from the coding sequence ATGAACAGCACGATCCTGGGCAGCATTGGTCGAACGCCGCTCGTCGCATTGCGTCGCATCGGCCGTGATCTGCCCGTGCCGGTGCTCGTGAAATGCGAGCACATGAATCCGGGCGGGAGCGTGAAGGACCGGATTGCGCTTGCGATCGTCGAGGACGCGGAGCGGCGGGGGCAGCTCTCGCCCGGGGCGACGCTGATCGAGGCGACGGCGGGCAACACGGGAATGGGGCTCGCGCTGGTGTCGGCGGCGCGCGGCTATGGGCTCGTGTGCGTGATGCCTGCGAAGATGAGCGCCGACAAGCGCACGGCGCTCGAGGCGCTCGGGGCCGAGGTGATCATGGTCCCGAACGCGCCGCCGGACAGCCCCGAAAACTTCCAGAACGTGGCCCGGCGTCTCGCCGCGGAAAGAGGCTGGTTCTTGACGGACCAGTTCAAAAACCCGGCCAACCCGCGCGTGCACGAGGAGACGACGGGCCCCGAGATCTTCGAGGCCACGGGCGGTCGAATCGGCGCATTCGTGGCCGGCGCGGGGACGGGCGGGACGATCACGGGGGTGGGCCGCTATTTGAAGCGCAAAGCGCCCGGGGCGCGGGTGATATTGGCCGATCCGCTCGGATCGGGTCTCGCGCAATGGGTGGCGACGGGCGTGGTGGGGCCGGACGGGTCGTACAAGGTGGAGGGCATCGGCTCGAGCAAGCCGCCCGAGGTGCTCGACCGGACGGTGATCGACGCGGCAGAGACGGTGAGCGACGAGGAGAGCTTCGCGATGACGCGGCGGCTGATCCGCGAGGAGGGGCTCTACGTGGGCGGCTCGGCGGGTACGGCCGTGGCAGCAGCGCTGCGCGTGGCGGCGAGCGGGACCGTGGAGGGTCCGGTGGTCGCGCTATTGCCGGATAGCTGGGACAGGTACATGTCGCGGGAGTGGTTGCGGTAG
- the rpe gene encoding ribulose-phosphate 3-epimerase: protein MTPAPIRIAPSILSADFGRLAEEVRAVEAAGADWIHVDVMDGRFVPNITIGPLVVQAVRAATKLVVDVHLMIVEPERYVAEFARAGADIISVHAEATPHLHRTLQHIRAHGKKAGVVLNPHTPEESIRYVLPDTDVVLVMSVNPGFGGQKFIPTALPKLAALRQAIVGAGLSIDLEVDGGVAPGTARAVGMAGARVLVAGSAVFGAVAAGEELSFEERTARYAARIRAIREEASHGAAEGT, encoded by the coding sequence GTGACCCCCGCCCCGATCCGGATCGCCCCCTCGATCCTGTCCGCCGATTTCGGCCGTCTTGCCGAGGAAGTCCGCGCCGTCGAGGCCGCGGGCGCCGACTGGATCCACGTCGACGTCATGGATGGTCGGTTCGTCCCGAACATCACGATCGGCCCGCTGGTCGTGCAGGCGGTGCGGGCCGCGACGAAGCTCGTGGTGGACGTGCACCTGATGATCGTCGAGCCCGAGCGCTACGTGGCCGAGTTCGCGCGCGCGGGGGCCGACATCATCAGCGTGCACGCCGAGGCGACGCCGCACCTGCACCGCACGCTCCAGCACATCCGCGCGCACGGCAAAAAAGCCGGCGTGGTGCTCAACCCGCACACGCCCGAGGAGTCGATCCGCTACGTCCTTCCCGACACGGACGTCGTGCTCGTGATGAGCGTCAACCCCGGCTTCGGCGGGCAGAAGTTCATCCCGACGGCGCTGCCGAAGCTCGCGGCGCTGCGGCAAGCGATCGTGGGCGCGGGGCTCTCGATCGATCTCGAGGTGGATGGAGGCGTGGCCCCGGGCACGGCGCGCGCGGTGGGCATGGCGGGCGCGCGCGTGCTCGTCGCGGGCTCGGCGGTGTTCGGCGCGGTCGCGGCGGGAGAGGAGCTGTCGTTCGAGGAGCGGACGGCGCGCTACGCGGCCCGCATCCGCGCGATCCGCGAAGAGGCCTCGCACGGCGCGGCGGAGGGCACGTGA
- a CDS encoding GNAT family N-acetyltransferase, with the protein MELETRPVTKADYDEIVRVIDRWWGGPTSALAHPVFFYELGRLARVVEVEEQMVGFLFGFITNEVPEGPVGYVHLIGIHPGFRRRGVARLLYTSFENDCRKEGARRLKAITTMGNEGSVRFHDALGWSKVEAEDYAGPGRQRIVFTKHLAER; encoded by the coding sequence GTGGAGCTGGAAACGAGGCCTGTCACCAAGGCCGATTACGACGAGATCGTCCGCGTCATCGATCGCTGGTGGGGCGGCCCGACGAGCGCGCTGGCGCACCCGGTTTTCTTCTACGAACTCGGGCGCCTCGCCCGCGTCGTGGAGGTCGAAGAGCAGATGGTGGGCTTCCTCTTCGGCTTCATCACGAACGAGGTGCCCGAGGGACCCGTCGGCTACGTCCACCTCATCGGCATCCACCCCGGCTTCCGCAGGCGCGGCGTGGCGCGGCTGCTCTACACGTCGTTCGAGAACGACTGCCGCAAGGAAGGCGCGCGCCGCTTGAAGGCCATCACCACGATGGGCAACGAGGGCTCTGTGCGCTTCCACGACGCCCTCGGCTGGTCGAAGGTCGAAGCCGAGGACTACGCAGGTCCAGGACGGCAGCGCATCGTGTTCACGAAACATCTCGCCGAGCGTTGA
- a CDS encoding cyclic nucleotide-binding domain-containing protein gives MQLKLANEEIERLREIGLFGGLGDDVLADLGNSLEVVDLDPGAVVFREGDGGRDMFVLLDGEMEVLKQSKRKHETRVAMLGPGDWFGEMSILDVMPRSATVRAVAPSRLLHITAHDLDALYRRDLRSYSLVVLNIAREMSRRLRVCDGLLAELVANVVDEYTRPRRI, from the coding sequence TTGCAACTGAAGCTCGCGAACGAAGAGATCGAGCGTCTTCGGGAGATCGGACTCTTCGGAGGGCTCGGCGACGATGTGCTCGCGGACCTCGGCAACTCGCTCGAGGTGGTCGACCTCGACCCAGGCGCGGTCGTCTTCCGCGAGGGCGACGGCGGACGCGACATGTTCGTCCTGCTCGACGGCGAGATGGAAGTGCTCAAGCAGTCGAAGCGCAAGCACGAGACCCGCGTGGCCATGCTCGGGCCCGGCGACTGGTTCGGCGAGATGTCGATCCTCGACGTGATGCCCCGCTCGGCCACGGTGCGCGCCGTGGCCCCCTCGCGGCTCTTGCACATCACCGCCCACGACCTCGACGCGCTCTACCGGCGCGACCTGCGCTCGTACTCGCTGGTCGTCCTCAACATCGCCCGCGAGATGTCGCGCCGGCTGCGCGTGTGCGACGGCCTGCTCGCCGAGCTGGTGGCGAACGTGGTCGACGAATACACGCGCCCCCGACGCATCTGA
- a CDS encoding YggS family pyridoxal phosphate-dependent enzyme, translated as MTDEDDIERIPERLHAVRASIDEATARSGRPPASVRLLAVSKSKPPEAIRAAYAAGQRDFGENYVQEMVDKARLLEDLAGIRWHFIGSLQRNKAKLAAGVAEVIHTVDREELATELDRRAAAAGRVIEVLVEVNVGGEASKSGCAPEAVGALLAAVKRAEHLRVKGLMAIPPYADDPEAARPFFTRLRALRDEHGGPSLLPELSMGMSHDFPVAIEEGATLVRVGTAIFGERARRGG; from the coding sequence GTGACCGACGAGGACGACATCGAACGCATCCCCGAGCGCCTGCACGCCGTGCGCGCGAGCATCGACGAAGCCACCGCGCGCTCGGGCCGCCCCCCCGCATCCGTGCGGCTTCTGGCCGTGTCCAAGTCGAAGCCGCCCGAGGCGATCCGCGCGGCGTACGCGGCCGGGCAGCGCGACTTCGGCGAGAACTACGTGCAGGAGATGGTCGACAAGGCGCGCCTGCTCGAGGACCTCGCGGGCATTCGCTGGCACTTCATCGGATCGCTCCAGCGGAACAAGGCGAAGCTCGCCGCGGGGGTGGCCGAGGTGATCCACACGGTCGACCGCGAGGAGCTCGCGACCGAGCTCGATCGCCGCGCGGCCGCCGCAGGTCGCGTGATCGAGGTGCTCGTGGAGGTGAACGTGGGCGGCGAGGCTTCGAAGAGCGGCTGCGCGCCCGAGGCGGTGGGAGCGCTGCTCGCGGCCGTGAAGCGCGCCGAGCACCTGCGCGTGAAGGGCCTGATGGCCATCCCGCCCTACGCCGACGACCCCGAAGCTGCGCGGCCGTTCTTCACGCGCCTGCGCGCGCTCCGCGATGAGCACGGCGGCCCGTCGCTCTTGCCCGAGCTGTCGATGGGCATGTCGCACGATTTCCCGGTCGCCATCGAGGAGGGCGCGACGCTCGTGCGCGTGGGGACCGCCATCTTCGGCGAGCGAGCGCGCCGCGGCGGATGA
- a CDS encoding TlpA family protein disulfide reductase: protein MPPSLQHPLVGAASPRFNEVTIDDREVNVPGYLSTHVTVIDFWASWCGTCQDTMPALDALYRDHRAEGLVVVGVSVDEDASLAARGAEQLGASFPIVFDEGQRLQATFRVSQVPTTFVLDRSGTVRWVGRDPASIRSAVTALLDER, encoded by the coding sequence ATGCCGCCGTCGTTGCAGCACCCGCTCGTCGGCGCGGCGTCGCCCAGGTTTAACGAGGTGACGATCGACGACCGCGAGGTGAACGTGCCGGGCTACCTGAGCACGCACGTCACCGTGATCGACTTCTGGGCGTCGTGGTGCGGCACGTGCCAGGACACGATGCCGGCGCTCGACGCGCTCTACCGCGATCATCGCGCCGAGGGGCTCGTGGTGGTGGGCGTGAGCGTCGACGAGGACGCGTCGCTCGCGGCGCGCGGCGCAGAGCAGCTCGGCGCCTCGTTCCCGATCGTGTTCGACGAGGGCCAGCGGCTCCAGGCGACGTTCCGCGTGAGCCAGGTCCCGACGACGTTCGTCCTCGACCGCTCGGGCACGGTGCGCTGGGTGGGGCGCGATCCGGCGAGCATTCGCAGCGCGGTGACGGCGCTGCTCGACGAGCGATGA
- a CDS encoding replication-associated recombination protein A, with product MTGRRSPPRKPSGPTLFDAATRKDPQLKELVPLAERMRPRTLADMLGQEHLVGEGKLLAHAIKADRVPSMILWGPPGSGKTTLARVIAETTRARFVPFNAVLGGVPELREILAEARSARSYEGARTLLFVDEIHRFNRAQQDAFLPHVEDGTVTLIGATTENPSFAVNAPLLSRCRVFRLNLLDKAAIVSLLERAIFSAEGLGGAVEADRDAIEAIAALAQGDARRALTTLEIVADEARREGRRAIAREDVVATSGQKTLLYDKAGEEHYNVISAFIKSMRGSDPDAAIYWLMRMIEAGDDPEFLLRRMLIFASEDVGNADPRALEVAVAADAAFRRVGMPEGMYMLAHAALYLACAPKSNACNMAWKSAQEAVREAGSLPVPMKLRNAVTKLMKSEGYGTGYRYAHDEEGGVARGETYLPDELAEARFYEPTERGYEKVIGERLRWIRAQAAARNAEAAAPSADDNPAPQGKDKDEA from the coding sequence ATGACGGGCCGGCGCTCGCCCCCGCGCAAGCCGAGCGGCCCGACGCTCTTCGACGCGGCGACGCGCAAGGACCCGCAGCTCAAGGAGCTGGTGCCGCTCGCCGAGCGCATGCGCCCGCGCACGCTCGCGGACATGCTCGGGCAGGAGCACCTGGTCGGCGAGGGCAAGCTGCTCGCGCATGCGATCAAGGCCGACCGCGTCCCGTCGATGATCCTCTGGGGCCCGCCGGGCTCGGGAAAGACCACGCTGGCGCGCGTGATCGCCGAGACGACCCGCGCGCGGTTCGTGCCGTTCAACGCCGTGCTCGGGGGCGTGCCGGAGCTGCGGGAGATCCTCGCGGAGGCGCGCTCGGCGCGCTCGTACGAGGGGGCGCGGACGCTCCTGTTCGTCGACGAGATCCACCGCTTCAACCGCGCGCAGCAAGACGCGTTCTTGCCGCACGTGGAGGACGGGACGGTCACCTTGATCGGCGCGACGACGGAGAACCCCTCCTTCGCGGTGAACGCGCCGCTCCTGTCGCGCTGCCGCGTCTTCCGGCTGAACCTGCTCGACAAGGCCGCGATCGTGTCGCTGCTCGAGCGCGCGATCTTCTCGGCCGAGGGCCTCGGGGGCGCGGTGGAGGCGGACCGGGACGCGATCGAGGCGATCGCGGCGCTCGCGCAAGGGGACGCGCGGCGCGCGCTGACGACGCTCGAGATCGTGGCGGACGAGGCGCGGCGCGAGGGGCGAAGGGCGATCGCGCGCGAGGACGTGGTCGCGACGAGCGGTCAGAAGACGCTGCTCTACGACAAGGCCGGCGAAGAGCACTACAACGTCATCAGCGCGTTCATCAAATCGATGCGCGGCTCGGATCCGGACGCGGCGATCTACTGGCTGATGCGGATGATCGAGGCCGGCGACGATCCGGAGTTTCTGCTGCGTCGGATGCTGATCTTCGCGAGCGAGGACGTGGGGAACGCCGACCCGCGCGCGCTCGAGGTGGCCGTCGCCGCCGACGCTGCGTTCCGGCGCGTGGGGATGCCGGAGGGCATGTACATGCTGGCGCACGCGGCCCTCTACCTGGCGTGCGCGCCCAAGTCGAACGCGTGCAACATGGCCTGGAAGAGCGCGCAGGAGGCGGTGCGCGAGGCGGGGAGCCTGCCCGTGCCGATGAAGCTGCGCAACGCGGTGACGAAGCTGATGAAGTCCGAGGGCTACGGCACGGGCTACCGCTACGCGCACGACGAAGAAGGGGGCGTCGCGCGCGGCGAGACGTACCTGCCGGACGAGCTCGCAGAGGCGCGCTTCTACGAGCCCACCGAGCGTGGTTACGAGAAGGTGATCGGCGAACGGCTGCGGTGGATCCGCGCGCAAGCGGCGGCGCGGAACGCGGAGGCGGCGGCGCCGAGCGCGGACGACAACCCCGCCCCGCAGGGCAAGGACAAGGACGAGGCCTAG
- a CDS encoding tetratricopeptide repeat protein, giving the protein MSKRLAMLEGMIAKGAKDPFAWYALAMEYAGLDRIDDALGTYEKLREIDPTYVPQYLMCGQMLAKAGRNDEARRWMEEGIERARAKGDGHALSELQSALGSLP; this is encoded by the coding sequence ATGAGCAAGCGGCTTGCGATGCTGGAAGGCATGATCGCCAAGGGCGCGAAGGACCCGTTCGCGTGGTACGCGCTCGCGATGGAGTACGCGGGCCTCGACCGGATCGACGACGCGCTCGGCACCTACGAGAAGCTGCGCGAGATCGATCCGACGTACGTGCCGCAGTACCTCATGTGCGGTCAGATGCTCGCGAAGGCGGGGCGCAACGACGAGGCGCGCCGCTGGATGGAAGAGGGCATCGAGCGCGCGAGGGCGAAGGGCGACGGGCACGCGCTGTCCGAGCTTCAGTCCGCGCTCGGGTCGCTGCCCTAG
- the hpt gene encoding hypoxanthine phosphoribosyltransferase: MGASTIAANVSTMIDAESIAKRVRELGEQITRDYASSSLVLVCVLKGSFIFTADLARAIDLPLRVEFLGVRSYGEGTKSSGVVQITHDLSRPIEGEDILIVEDIVDTGLTIAHLLELLKTRKPASVKVCSLLHKPARTRVVVPIDYLGFTIEDKFVVGYGLDWAERYRNLPFIGLVESSS; the protein is encoded by the coding sequence ATGGGAGCCTCGACCATCGCCGCCAACGTCAGCACGATGATTGACGCCGAGAGCATCGCGAAGCGAGTGCGCGAGCTTGGTGAACAGATCACGCGCGACTACGCCTCCTCGAGCCTGGTGCTCGTCTGCGTCCTCAAGGGCAGCTTCATCTTCACGGCCGACCTCGCGCGCGCCATCGACCTGCCCCTGCGCGTCGAGTTCCTCGGCGTGCGCAGCTACGGCGAGGGCACCAAGTCCTCGGGCGTCGTGCAGATCACCCACGACCTGTCGCGACCGATCGAGGGCGAGGACATCCTGATCGTCGAGGACATCGTCGACACGGGGCTCACCATCGCGCACTTGCTCGAGCTGTTGAAGACGCGCAAGCCTGCGAGCGTGAAGGTCTGCTCGCTCTTGCACAAGCCTGCGCGCACGCGCGTGGTCGTGCCGATCGACTATCTGGGCTTCACCATCGAGGACAAATTCGTCGTCGGCTACGGCCTCGACTGGGCCGAGCGTTACCGCAACCTGCCCTTCATCGGGCTCGTGGAGTCGTCGTCATGA
- a CDS encoding acyl-CoA thioesterase translates to MVEPQAAPAVPAHLTSRMTLAVRFCETDLMGIVHHANYLTYFEAGRVDWLHRRGISYDKWVEKGIHLPVVEAKLRYKKAARFDEILVVETTCVDITRVTVRFGYRILRGGDVLCEGETLLACVGQDLAPKRIPPDIDAVFRSPETT, encoded by the coding sequence ATGGTCGAACCCCAAGCCGCGCCCGCCGTTCCCGCACACCTCACCTCACGCATGACGCTGGCCGTGCGCTTCTGCGAGACCGACCTGATGGGCATCGTCCATCACGCCAACTACCTCACCTACTTCGAGGCCGGGCGCGTGGACTGGCTTCACCGCCGCGGGATCTCGTACGACAAGTGGGTCGAGAAGGGCATCCACCTGCCCGTGGTCGAGGCGAAGCTGCGCTACAAGAAGGCCGCGCGCTTCGACGAGATCCTCGTCGTCGAGACGACGTGCGTCGACATCACGCGCGTCACGGTGCGCTTCGGCTACCGCATCCTGCGCGGCGGGGACGTGCTGTGCGAGGGCGAGACGCTGCTCGCGTGCGTCGGGCAGGACCTCGCGCCGAAGCGCATCCCGCCCGACATCGACGCGGTCTTCCGCTCGCCCGAGACGACCTAG
- a CDS encoding HAD family hydrolase: MARARERTPRGPGVVVFDLDGTIMDNRPRMVAILHELGAFWGDRHPEVATRLAKARPDGVVYGFIETLELLGVDDPELHQEGVHFWRQRFFADPHIRHDVEVLGARDYVRACYQAGATVVYLTGRDLPNMALGSFASLRDLGFPIGVVGTELVVKPAFDMPDVEFKRMVAPELARLGDVVAAFDNEAGNCNLFLEAHPACTTIFVDTQYAPDPPPLDPRAHVIHTFELEP; this comes from the coding sequence GTGGCGCGCGCCCGTGAGCGCACCCCGCGCGGGCCGGGCGTGGTCGTCTTCGATCTCGACGGCACCATCATGGACAACCGGCCGCGCATGGTCGCGATCCTGCACGAGCTCGGCGCGTTCTGGGGGGATCGGCACCCCGAGGTCGCGACGCGCCTCGCGAAAGCTCGGCCCGACGGCGTGGTCTACGGCTTCATCGAGACCCTCGAGCTGCTCGGCGTGGACGACCCGGAGCTGCACCAGGAGGGCGTGCATTTCTGGCGGCAGCGCTTCTTCGCCGACCCGCACATCCGCCACGACGTCGAGGTCCTGGGCGCCCGCGACTACGTGCGCGCTTGCTACCAGGCGGGCGCGACGGTCGTGTACCTGACCGGCCGCGACCTGCCGAACATGGCCCTCGGATCCTTCGCGAGCCTGCGCGACCTCGGCTTTCCGATCGGCGTCGTGGGCACCGAGCTGGTCGTCAAGCCCGCGTTCGACATGCCCGACGTCGAGTTCAAGCGCATGGTCGCGCCCGAGCTCGCTCGCCTCGGCGACGTGGTCGCGGCCTTCGACAACGAGGCCGGCAACTGTAACCTCTTCCTCGAAGCGCACCCGGCGTGTACGACGATCTTCGTCGACACGCAGTACGCGCCGGATCCACCGCCGCTCGATCCCCGCGCCCACGTCATCCACACTTTCGAGCTCGAGCCATGA